A single Brucella intermedia LMG 3301 DNA region contains:
- a CDS encoding ribbon-helix-helix domain-containing protein: MCRLFIGANPELWLSVTRSLRIDGVVTSVRLENFFWWALEDIAARDDLTVSRLIGKLYDESRNEGHDLDNFASFLRVCCGRYLSLQLNGLVPTDRATAISTLDADAILASEEKNYRQRQSSWEKSRDNDRSAHRAA, encoded by the coding sequence ATGTGCAGGCTGTTCATCGGCGCCAATCCTGAACTCTGGCTGAGCGTGACGCGATCGCTGCGCATAGACGGCGTTGTAACAAGCGTTCGCCTTGAAAATTTCTTTTGGTGGGCTTTGGAAGATATTGCGGCGCGCGATGATCTCACTGTCAGTCGCCTCATTGGCAAACTTTATGATGAATCCCGGAATGAAGGCCACGACCTCGATAATTTCGCCTCATTCCTGCGGGTCTGCTGCGGTCGATATCTTTCGCTGCAGCTGAATGGTCTCGTACCCACAGACAGGGCGACTGCCATCTCCACGCTGGATGCAGACGCCATTCTGGCAAGTGAAGAGAAAAACTATCGCCAGCGGCAATCATCTTGGGAGAAGTCTCGCGATAACGACAGGTCGGCCCACCGCGCTGCATGA
- a CDS encoding NADP-dependent isocitrate dehydrogenase: protein MAKIKVANPVVELDGDEMTRIIWQFIKDKLIHPYLDIDLKYYDLSVENRDATNDQVTIDAANAIKEHGVGVKCATITPDEARVEEFKLKKMWKSPNGTIRNILGGVIFREPIICKNVPRLVPGWTQPIIVGRHAFGDQYRATDFKFPGKGTLTIKFVGEDGETIEHEVYQAPSAGVALAMYNLDESIREFARASFNYGLQRGYPVYLSTKNTILKAYDGRFKDIFQEVFDAEFKSKFEEKKIWYEHRLIDDMVASALKWSGGYVWACKNYDGDVQSDIVAQGFGSLGLMTSVLMTPDGKTVEAEAAHGTVTRHYRQHQKGEETSTNSIASIFAWTRGLAHRAKLDDNAELKRFADTLEKVCVDTVESGFMTKDLALLIGPDQPWLSTTGFLDKIDENLKKAMAA from the coding sequence ATGGCAAAAATCAAGGTTGCGAACCCGGTCGTCGAACTCGACGGCGACGAGATGACCCGCATTATCTGGCAGTTCATCAAGGACAAGCTTATCCATCCTTACCTCGACATCGATCTGAAATATTACGATCTGTCGGTTGAGAACCGCGATGCGACCAACGATCAGGTCACCATCGATGCAGCCAATGCCATCAAGGAACATGGCGTCGGCGTGAAGTGCGCAACCATCACGCCTGACGAAGCGCGCGTTGAGGAATTCAAGCTCAAGAAAATGTGGAAGTCGCCAAACGGCACCATCCGCAACATTCTGGGCGGCGTGATCTTCCGCGAGCCGATCATCTGCAAGAACGTGCCGCGTCTGGTGCCGGGTTGGACCCAGCCGATCATCGTTGGCCGCCACGCATTCGGCGACCAGTACCGCGCGACGGATTTCAAGTTCCCCGGCAAGGGCACGCTGACGATTAAGTTCGTTGGTGAAGATGGTGAAACCATCGAACACGAAGTCTATCAGGCTCCTTCGGCTGGCGTGGCTCTTGCCATGTACAACCTTGACGAATCGATCCGCGAGTTCGCCCGCGCTTCGTTCAACTATGGCCTGCAGCGCGGCTATCCGGTCTATCTCTCCACGAAGAACACCATCCTGAAAGCCTATGACGGCCGGTTCAAGGATATCTTCCAGGAAGTCTTCGACGCAGAATTCAAATCGAAGTTCGAAGAAAAGAAGATCTGGTACGAACACCGCCTCATCGACGACATGGTCGCTTCGGCACTCAAGTGGTCGGGCGGCTACGTCTGGGCATGTAAGAACTATGATGGCGACGTTCAGTCGGACATCGTGGCACAGGGCTTCGGCTCGCTCGGCCTGATGACCTCCGTTCTGATGACGCCGGATGGCAAGACCGTTGAAGCTGAAGCTGCCCACGGCACCGTGACCCGTCACTACCGCCAGCATCAGAAGGGCGAGGAAACCTCGACCAACTCGATCGCTTCGATCTTCGCATGGACCCGCGGTCTTGCCCACCGTGCCAAGCTTGACGACAATGCCGAGCTGAAGCGTTTTGCCGACACGTTGGAAAAGGTCTGCGTGGACACTGTTGAAAGCGGCTTCATGACCAAGGATCTGGCGCTGCTCATCGGTCCGGATCAGCCTTGGCTTTCCACCACGGGTTTCCTCGACAAGATCGATGAAAACCTCAAGAAGGCCATGGCCGCCTGA
- a CDS encoding glutathione S-transferase family protein, whose product MAELKLYTNPMSRGRIARWMLEEIGKPYDVEILDFGPPMKGPDYCTINPMGKVPALRHGDAVVTEVAAICAYLATTFPEAGLAPHPNERANFFRWLFFTSGPVEAALSNHALGVEIPADKQGMVGYGNYDTVVNTLEKAVSQHPYITGDRFTAADVYVGSHVGWGLRFGTLPARGAFVAYWDRLKDRPAMKRATELDEAAAAATQHSY is encoded by the coding sequence ATGGCTGAGTTGAAGCTCTATACCAACCCGATGTCGCGCGGACGTATCGCGCGCTGGATGCTGGAGGAGATCGGCAAACCCTACGATGTGGAAATACTGGATTTCGGCCCGCCGATGAAAGGCCCCGACTACTGCACGATCAACCCCATGGGTAAAGTGCCGGCCCTGCGTCACGGCGATGCGGTGGTGACGGAAGTGGCGGCGATCTGCGCTTATCTCGCAACGACATTTCCCGAAGCCGGTCTGGCGCCGCATCCGAATGAGCGTGCAAATTTCTTCCGCTGGCTGTTCTTTACGTCCGGCCCCGTCGAAGCTGCACTTTCCAACCATGCGCTCGGCGTTGAAATCCCCGCCGACAAGCAGGGAATGGTCGGCTACGGCAATTACGACACAGTGGTCAACACTTTGGAAAAAGCCGTCTCACAGCATCCATATATCACCGGCGACCGTTTCACCGCAGCTGACGTTTACGTCGGTTCACACGTAGGATGGGGCCTGCGCTTCGGCACGCTGCCGGCCCGGGGAGCATTTGTGGCCTATTGGGACCGGTTGAAGGATCGCCCCGCGATGAAACGAGCCACTGAACTGGACGAAGCAGCCGCTGCCGCAACACAACATTCATACTGA
- a CDS encoding ArsR/SmtB family transcription factor, protein MKDGPIIASVAALLGDPARANMLTALMDGRALTVSELASAAGVTLQTASGHLAKLDAANLLVAEKQGRHRYFRLSGTDVAQVLEGLMGLAQRTGAVRVRTGPKDQALRKARICYDHLAGERGVELLDASYRLGLIADDGEPMLTEKGKSFFNCLGVNVTTLEQGKRPVCRHCLDWSERRNHLGGALGAALLNHFISQGWARREAGRVIAFSPKGSQAFSRTFELAGQIT, encoded by the coding sequence ATGAAAGATGGCCCGATCATAGCTTCCGTTGCCGCGCTCCTTGGGGACCCTGCGCGTGCAAACATGCTCACGGCGCTGATGGACGGCCGCGCACTGACGGTCAGTGAGCTTGCGTCTGCGGCAGGTGTGACATTGCAAACGGCCAGCGGGCACCTTGCAAAACTTGATGCTGCTAATCTGCTGGTTGCGGAGAAGCAGGGACGGCATCGCTATTTCCGTCTTTCAGGAACGGATGTTGCGCAGGTTCTGGAAGGACTAATGGGACTCGCGCAACGCACCGGCGCCGTGCGGGTGAGGACGGGCCCGAAAGACCAGGCGCTACGCAAGGCGCGCATCTGCTACGATCATCTGGCGGGTGAACGGGGCGTCGAGTTGCTTGATGCGTCGTATAGACTTGGTCTCATTGCCGACGATGGCGAGCCGATGCTGACCGAGAAGGGCAAATCGTTTTTCAACTGTCTTGGTGTGAATGTCACTACCCTGGAGCAGGGCAAGCGGCCGGTCTGCCGGCACTGCCTCGACTGGAGCGAACGCCGCAACCATCTTGGCGGAGCACTGGGTGCGGCGCTCCTGAACCATTTTATTTCGCAAGGGTGGGCACGCCGGGAAGCGGGCCGGGTCATCGCTTTTTCGCCCAAAGGATCACAGGCATTTTCGCGGACATTTGAACTGGCTGGCCAGATCACGTGA
- a CDS encoding NIPSNAP family protein → MITCFIRYQIDPFKADAFAEYARNWGQAIPRCGADLIGYFGPHEGSSTTAYGVYSIENLAAYEAYRARLASDPLGRENYEFARREQFIRSEDRIFLKLQSAPHGEFIKP, encoded by the coding sequence ATGATTACCTGTTTCATCCGCTATCAGATCGACCCGTTCAAGGCGGATGCCTTTGCTGAATATGCACGCAACTGGGGACAGGCCATTCCGCGATGCGGCGCCGATCTCATTGGTTATTTCGGACCACATGAGGGTTCGTCAACGACAGCATATGGCGTCTATTCAATCGAAAATCTTGCCGCTTACGAAGCCTATCGCGCTCGGCTTGCCTCCGATCCACTGGGACGCGAGAATTATGAATTTGCGCGCCGGGAGCAATTCATCCGGTCCGAAGACCGAATCTTCCTGAAACTTCAATCCGCACCGCATGGGGAGTTCATCAAGCCATGA
- a CDS encoding antibiotic biosynthesis monooxygenase family protein yields the protein MIAVIFEVWPADDDRRGQYLDIATSLRDDLSRIDGFLSIERFQSLADPDKLLSLSFWRDEEAVREWRNLPSHRLAQGQGRKGVFENYRLRVASVMRDYGLDDRFEAPEDSRSAHAA from the coding sequence ATGATTGCAGTCATATTCGAAGTCTGGCCGGCTGATGACGACAGGCGCGGCCAATATCTCGATATTGCAACTAGCCTGCGCGACGATCTTTCCAGAATCGACGGCTTCCTGTCGATAGAGCGCTTTCAAAGCCTTGCCGATCCCGATAAGTTGCTCTCGCTTTCGTTCTGGCGCGACGAAGAAGCCGTGCGCGAATGGCGCAACTTGCCGTCCCACCGACTGGCACAGGGACAGGGCCGCAAGGGCGTTTTCGAGAATTATCGCTTACGTGTGGCCAGCGTCATGCGCGATTATGGCCTCGATGATCGTTTTGAGGCTCCCGAAGACAGCCGTTCAGCGCACGCTGCATAA
- the alaS gene encoding alanine--tRNA ligase: MAGVNEIRSTFLDYFRKNGHEVVPSSPLVPRNDPTLMFTNAGMVQFKNVFTGLEHRSYNRATTSQKCVRAGGKHNDLDNVGYTARHHTFFEMLGNFSFGDYFKDEAISFAWNLITKEFGLPKDKLLVTVYHTDDDAANYWKKIAGLSDDRIIRIATSDNFWAMGDTGPCGPCSEIFFDHGDHIWGGPPGSADEDGDRFIEIWNLVFMQFEQITPEQRIDLPRPSIDTGMGLERVAAVLQGVHDNYDIDLFKALIRASEEATGVKADGELRASHRVIADHLRASSFLIADGVLPSNEGRGYVLRRIMRRAMRHAQLLGAKEPLMWRLLPTLIREMGQAYPELIRAEALISETLKLEETRFRKTLDRGLGLLSDATENLVEGDRLDGETAFKLYDTYGFPLDLTQDALRQRGIAVDTDGFSAAMERQKAEARANWAGSGEAATETIWFGIKDKVGATEFLGYETESAEGVVAALVRDGAEVQSASEGEVVSVVVNQTPFYGESGGQQGDTGTISGEGFVIAIKDTQKKGEGVFVHIGEVAKGTVKTGDAVELKVDSARRTRIRSNHSATHLLHEALRETLGSHVAQKGSLVAPDRLRFDFSHPKPISAEELAKVENLANEIILQNAPVSTRLMAVDDAIAEGAMALFGEKYGDEVRVVSMGTAKHGSKEGKAYSVELCGGTHVRQTGDIGLVRIVSEGAVAAGVRRMEALTGEAARLYLEEQDERVKAIAGALKTTPAEALERVNALLDERKKLERELADARKKLALGGGSADGGSAVEAVNGVNFLGKIVTGVSPRDLKPLADEGKKQVGSGVVLFIGVGEDDKASAVAAVTEDLLGRFSAVDLVRAASAALGGAGGGGRPDMAQAGGPDGAKAADAIAAVKALIG; the protein is encoded by the coding sequence ATGGCTGGCGTCAACGAGATTAGGTCCACATTCCTCGATTATTTCCGCAAGAACGGGCATGAGGTCGTTCCATCGAGCCCGCTCGTTCCGCGTAACGATCCGACGCTGATGTTCACCAATGCGGGCATGGTGCAGTTCAAGAATGTCTTCACCGGCCTCGAACATCGTTCATATAATCGCGCCACGACCTCTCAGAAATGCGTTCGCGCCGGCGGGAAGCACAACGATCTGGACAATGTCGGCTATACGGCGCGTCACCATACTTTCTTTGAAATGCTGGGCAATTTCTCGTTCGGCGACTATTTCAAAGACGAAGCCATCAGCTTCGCCTGGAACCTGATCACCAAGGAATTCGGTCTTCCGAAGGACAAGCTCCTCGTCACCGTTTATCATACGGACGACGACGCAGCGAATTACTGGAAGAAGATCGCCGGTCTTTCCGACGACCGTATTATCCGCATCGCCACCAGCGATAATTTCTGGGCCATGGGGGACACCGGGCCCTGCGGTCCATGTTCGGAAATCTTCTTCGACCATGGCGACCATATCTGGGGTGGACCTCCCGGATCGGCTGACGAAGACGGCGATCGTTTCATTGAGATATGGAACCTCGTTTTCATGCAGTTCGAGCAAATCACGCCTGAACAGCGTATCGACCTGCCGCGTCCGTCCATCGATACCGGCATGGGACTTGAGCGGGTTGCAGCGGTTCTGCAGGGCGTGCATGACAATTACGATATCGATCTCTTCAAGGCATTGATCCGCGCTTCGGAAGAGGCTACCGGCGTGAAGGCTGACGGCGAACTCCGTGCCAGCCACCGGGTGATCGCCGACCATCTGCGCGCGTCGAGCTTCCTGATCGCCGATGGCGTTCTGCCATCCAATGAAGGCCGTGGTTATGTGCTGCGTCGCATCATGCGCCGCGCGATGCGCCATGCCCAGCTTCTGGGCGCGAAAGAGCCACTGATGTGGCGTCTTCTGCCAACCCTGATCCGTGAAATGGGACAGGCTTATCCGGAATTGATCCGCGCTGAGGCTCTTATCTCGGAAACGCTCAAGCTTGAAGAGACCCGCTTTCGCAAGACGCTGGATCGCGGGCTTGGACTTCTGTCGGACGCAACTGAAAACCTTGTCGAAGGCGATCGCCTCGACGGTGAAACTGCTTTCAAGCTTTACGACACCTATGGCTTCCCGCTTGATCTGACGCAGGATGCGCTGCGCCAGCGTGGCATTGCCGTGGATACGGACGGTTTCAGCGCGGCCATGGAGCGCCAGAAGGCCGAGGCACGGGCCAATTGGGCTGGTTCCGGTGAAGCCGCAACCGAAACGATCTGGTTCGGTATCAAGGATAAGGTCGGTGCGACTGAATTCCTCGGTTATGAAACTGAAAGCGCGGAAGGTGTTGTGGCTGCCCTGGTGCGCGACGGTGCTGAAGTGCAGTCGGCTTCTGAAGGCGAGGTTGTTTCGGTGGTGGTCAACCAGACACCGTTCTACGGAGAATCCGGTGGCCAGCAGGGCGATACCGGCACGATTTCCGGTGAAGGTTTTGTCATCGCTATCAAGGATACGCAGAAGAAGGGCGAGGGCGTTTTCGTTCACATCGGCGAAGTTGCCAAGGGCACGGTCAAGACCGGCGATGCGGTTGAGCTGAAAGTGGATTCGGCGCGCCGCACTCGTATCCGTTCCAACCATTCGGCAACGCATCTTCTGCATGAGGCCCTGCGGGAAACGCTCGGCAGCCATGTTGCCCAGAAGGGTTCGCTCGTCGCGCCGGATCGCTTGCGCTTCGATTTCTCACATCCCAAGCCGATTTCTGCCGAAGAACTGGCGAAGGTTGAAAACCTTGCCAACGAGATCATTTTGCAGAACGCTCCTGTTAGCACGCGTCTGATGGCCGTTGACGATGCCATTGCCGAAGGCGCCATGGCGCTGTTCGGTGAAAAATATGGCGACGAAGTGCGCGTTGTTTCCATGGGCACCGCCAAACACGGCTCGAAGGAAGGCAAAGCCTATTCTGTTGAGCTTTGCGGCGGCACGCATGTGCGCCAGACCGGCGATATAGGCCTCGTGCGTATCGTTTCCGAAGGCGCGGTCGCCGCTGGCGTTCGCCGCATGGAAGCGCTGACGGGTGAGGCTGCACGCCTCTATCTCGAAGAGCAGGACGAACGCGTAAAGGCCATCGCCGGAGCATTGAAGACGACGCCGGCCGAGGCGCTGGAACGCGTCAATGCACTGCTCGATGAACGCAAGAAGCTGGAGCGTGAACTTGCTGATGCCCGCAAGAAGCTTGCACTTGGCGGCGGCTCGGCGGACGGGGGCAGTGCAGTTGAAGCCGTGAATGGCGTCAATTTCCTCGGCAAGATTGTTACCGGCGTTTCTCCGCGTGATCTGAAGCCGCTTGCTGATGAAGGCAAGAAGCAGGTCGGTTCCGGCGTCGTGCTGTTTATTGGTGTCGGCGAAGACGACAAGGCCAGCGCAGTAGCGGCGGTCACGGAAGATCTGCTTGGTCGGTTCAGCGCGGTTGATCTGGTTCGGGCCGCTTCCGCAGCCCTTGGCGGTGCAGGCGGCGGCGGTCGGCCAGATATGGCCCAGGCCGGTGGCCCGGATGGTGCAAAAGCGGCTGATGCAATCGCCGCGGTCAAGGCGCTGATCGGTTAA
- a CDS encoding OmpA family protein, with protein sequence MLKKTGIALFAATFLAGCTTDPYTGEQKMSNTAGGAAIGAAVGALGGLMVGGSSRAQRNAVLIGAGIGALGGGAIGNYMDRQENELRAQLQGTGVSVTRNGDQIILNMPSSITFDTDQDQVKSQFYPTLNSVAIVLRKFNQTLVDVYGHTDSTGSVSHNQALSQRRAASVASYLGSQGIDPRRFAVIGYGASQPVATNATPEGRAQNRRVEIQISPLRAAS encoded by the coding sequence ATGCTGAAAAAGACCGGTATTGCCCTTTTCGCCGCCACATTTCTCGCAGGCTGCACCACTGATCCTTATACCGGGGAACAGAAGATGTCGAACACTGCCGGTGGTGCTGCGATCGGCGCGGCTGTGGGTGCTCTCGGCGGCCTGATGGTCGGCGGTTCGAGCCGTGCGCAGCGCAATGCCGTGCTGATCGGCGCCGGTATCGGTGCGCTCGGTGGCGGTGCAATCGGCAATTACATGGATCGTCAGGAAAACGAGCTCCGCGCGCAGTTGCAGGGCACGGGCGTTTCCGTGACCCGTAATGGCGACCAGATCATCCTGAACATGCCTTCGAGTATCACCTTCGATACCGATCAGGATCAGGTGAAAAGCCAGTTCTATCCGACGCTTAATTCGGTCGCGATCGTGCTGCGCAAGTTCAATCAGACGCTCGTGGATGTCTACGGCCACACCGATTCGACGGGCAGCGTCAGCCATAATCAGGCTTTGTCGCAGCGCCGCGCCGCCTCGGTTGCAAGCTATCTCGGTTCGCAGGGCATCGACCCACGTCGTTTTGCCGTCATCGGCTATGGGGCCAGCCAGCCGGTTGCCACCAATGCGACGCCGGAAGGACGCGCGCAGAACCGCCGCGTGGAAATCCAGATTTCGCCGCTCCGCGCTGCCAGCTGA
- a CDS encoding transglycosylase SLT domain-containing protein has protein sequence MMRVLFLVALVILGGCATAPRQVNNVCAVFDQRDGWFNNWQTAATRVSREFGVPVPVLMATIYTESGFQPYARPPRTKILWIIPWKRASSAYGYSQALNGTWDRYKRETGRWTASRTNFADAVHFIGWYHYQSYLKNGINRGDAYSLYLAYYSGHGGYARGAWRGNATALNGAKRAQSMANRYAAQLRNCGGFS, from the coding sequence ATGATGCGCGTTTTGTTTCTCGTCGCGCTCGTGATCCTTGGAGGCTGCGCGACCGCCCCACGGCAGGTCAACAATGTATGCGCGGTCTTCGATCAACGCGACGGTTGGTTCAATAACTGGCAGACGGCTGCCACACGGGTTTCGCGCGAGTTCGGCGTTCCGGTTCCGGTTCTGATGGCGACGATCTATACGGAATCCGGCTTTCAGCCCTATGCGCGCCCGCCGCGCACCAAGATTCTCTGGATCATCCCGTGGAAGCGGGCTTCCAGCGCCTACGGCTATTCGCAGGCGCTGAATGGCACCTGGGACCGCTACAAGCGCGAAACGGGTCGCTGGACGGCATCGCGCACCAATTTTGCGGACGCGGTTCACTTCATCGGATGGTATCACTACCAGAGCTATCTGAAGAACGGGATCAATCGTGGCGATGCCTACAGCCTGTATCTCGCCTACTATTCCGGCCATGGCGGTTATGCACGCGGCGCCTGGCGGGGGAATGCAACGGCACTCAATGGCGCAAAACGCGCCCAATCAATGGCCAATCGTTACGCCGCGCAGTTGCGCAATTGCGGAGGCTTCAGTTAA
- a CDS encoding replication-associated recombination protein A has translation MSDLFSAAADPNADRNRPLADRLRPRHLSEVTGQEHLTGPEGVLTRMIASGSLGSMIFWGPPGTGKTTVARLLAGETDLAFEQISAIFSGVADLKKVFEAARARRMSGRQTLLFVDEIHRFNRAQQDSFLPVMEDGTVILIGATTENPSFELNAALLSRARVLTFHPHDGESIATLLTRAEEQEERPLPLDEEARASLIRMADGDGRAALTLGEEVWRAARPDEVFTAEKLQDVVQRRAPVYDKGQDGHYNLISALHKSVRGSDPDAALYYLSRMFDAGEDPLYLGRRLVRMAVEDIGLADPQALVICNAAKDAYDYLGSPEGELALAQACVYLATAPKSNAVYMAYKASMRAAKENGSLLPPKHILNAPTKLMKNEGYGEGYAYDHDQPDAFSGQDYFPESMGRQKFYDPPERGFERDIRKRLEYWARLRQERQGRR, from the coding sequence ATGAGCGATCTTTTCTCAGCAGCGGCAGACCCAAACGCGGACCGCAACCGTCCGCTTGCTGACCGTCTGCGTCCTAGACATCTGTCGGAAGTGACCGGTCAGGAACATCTGACAGGGCCTGAAGGTGTGCTGACGCGCATGATCGCATCCGGGTCGCTCGGCTCCATGATCTTCTGGGGACCACCGGGAACCGGCAAGACGACGGTTGCCCGCCTGCTTGCCGGAGAGACTGATCTGGCGTTCGAACAGATTTCGGCAATCTTTTCCGGCGTTGCCGATCTCAAAAAGGTTTTTGAAGCTGCGCGCGCACGTCGTATGTCCGGGCGTCAAACGTTGCTTTTCGTGGACGAAATTCATCGCTTCAATCGCGCACAGCAGGATAGTTTTCTGCCGGTCATGGAAGACGGCACCGTAATCCTGATCGGCGCGACGACAGAGAACCCGTCTTTTGAGCTCAATGCCGCTCTTTTGTCCCGGGCGAGGGTACTGACCTTCCATCCGCATGACGGCGAGAGCATCGCAACCCTTCTAACCCGCGCCGAGGAGCAGGAAGAGCGTCCGCTGCCGCTGGACGAAGAAGCACGGGCCAGTCTTATTCGAATGGCCGATGGGGATGGGCGCGCTGCGCTGACGCTTGGCGAGGAAGTCTGGCGCGCTGCCCGTCCGGATGAAGTGTTTACAGCAGAAAAATTACAGGATGTCGTGCAGCGCCGTGCTCCGGTTTACGACAAGGGGCAGGACGGGCATTACAATCTGATTTCGGCACTGCATAAATCCGTTCGCGGATCGGACCCCGACGCGGCGCTCTATTATCTTTCGCGTATGTTCGATGCGGGCGAGGATCCGCTCTATCTCGGCCGCCGGCTTGTGCGTATGGCGGTGGAAGACATAGGCCTTGCCGATCCGCAAGCCTTGGTCATCTGCAATGCCGCCAAGGATGCCTATGACTATCTGGGGTCACCGGAAGGCGAACTGGCGCTGGCGCAGGCCTGCGTTTACCTTGCGACCGCCCCGAAATCGAATGCGGTTTATATGGCCTATAAAGCCTCTATGCGTGCGGCCAAGGAGAATGGTTCGCTTCTGCCGCCCAAGCATATTCTCAATGCGCCAACCAAGCTGATGAAGAACGAGGGCTATGGCGAGGGCTACGCCTATGACCATGATCAGCCCGATGCTTTTTCGGGGCAGGATTATTTTCCGGAAAGCATGGGAAGGCAGAAATTCTACGATCCGCCGGAGCGCGGCTTCGAACGGGATATTCGCAAGCGTCTGGAATATTGGGCACGGTTGCGGCAGGAGCGTCAGGGACGCCGGTGA
- a CDS encoding DegQ family serine endoprotease yields the protein MNWRRLSILGLVLASVGLAVPSAMAQDAPAAPQKQIPLNRADMQLSFAPLVKETTPAVVNVYAARQVQARSPFAGDPFFEQFFGRQFGESKPRIQQSLGSGVIVESSGIVVTNNHVIKDADEIKVALSDGREFESKLLLRDETTDLAVLKIEAKDKFPVLGLGNSDDVEVGDLVLAIGNPFGVGQTVTSGIVSAQSRTQVGISDFDFFIQTDAAINPGNSGGALIDMRGRLIGINTAIYSRSGGSVGIGFAIPSNMVRAVVEAAQNGSTSFERPYIGATFQGVTADLAEGLGMEKPYGALITAVAKGGPAEAAGLKIGDVVLSVQGVRVDNQDVLGYRLSTAGIGNTVSIEIMRNGKNQTIPVKLSKAPAVKETAPQVIEGDNPFAGASVLELTPSTAAKLRLRRDSQGVAVVEVYSGSPAARLGLRPGDIVRSINGNSIRTVGDLTAILEAGRGLAWRLEVERNGMLLRQFVR from the coding sequence ATGAATTGGCGACGTTTAAGCATATTGGGTCTCGTGCTGGCATCGGTCGGACTGGCTGTTCCTTCAGCCATGGCGCAGGACGCTCCCGCGGCGCCACAGAAACAGATACCGCTCAACCGGGCCGACATGCAGTTGTCCTTCGCTCCGCTTGTGAAGGAAACGACGCCCGCCGTTGTGAACGTCTATGCCGCTCGTCAGGTGCAGGCGCGTTCGCCCTTTGCGGGCGATCCTTTTTTTGAGCAGTTTTTCGGACGGCAGTTTGGCGAAAGCAAGCCGCGCATCCAGCAATCGCTCGGTTCCGGGGTGATCGTCGAGAGTTCGGGCATCGTGGTGACGAACAACCACGTCATCAAGGATGCGGATGAAATCAAAGTCGCCCTGTCGGATGGGCGCGAGTTTGAAAGCAAGCTGCTTCTGCGTGACGAAACCACTGATCTCGCCGTTCTGAAAATCGAAGCCAAGGACAAGTTTCCAGTTCTCGGCCTCGGTAACTCTGATGACGTGGAAGTCGGCGATCTGGTGCTTGCGATTGGCAATCCCTTCGGCGTGGGCCAGACGGTGACGAGCGGTATCGTTTCCGCGCAATCGCGCACTCAGGTTGGGATTTCCGATTTCGATTTCTTCATCCAGACCGATGCTGCCATCAATCCCGGCAATTCGGGCGGTGCGCTGATCGACATGCGCGGGCGCCTGATCGGTATCAACACCGCGATCTATTCGCGTTCCGGCGGCTCGGTTGGGATCGGCTTCGCGATTCCGTCGAACATGGTTCGCGCCGTTGTCGAGGCCGCGCAGAATGGCAGCACGAGTTTCGAGCGCCCCTATATCGGCGCGACTTTCCAGGGCGTGACGGCCGATCTGGCCGAAGGCCTCGGCATGGAGAAGCCATACGGGGCCTTGATCACTGCCGTCGCAAAAGGCGGACCGGCTGAAGCGGCCGGGCTGAAAATCGGCGATGTGGTTTTGTCCGTCCAGGGCGTCCGCGTCGATAACCAGGACGTTCTTGGTTATCGTCTTTCGACGGCCGGTATTGGTAACACCGTGTCGATCGAAATCATGAGGAACGGAAAAAACCAGACCATCCCGGTGAAGCTCTCCAAAGCGCCAGCGGTCAAGGAAACCGCACCGCAGGTTATCGAGGGCGACAATCCCTTTGCTGGTGCATCGGTGCTTGAACTCACGCCTTCGACCGCTGCAAAATTGCGCCTCAGGCGCGACAGCCAGGGCGTGGCGGTCGTTGAGGTCTATTCCGGTTCTCCGGCGGCAAGGCTCGGCTTGCGTCCCGGTGATATTGTTCGGAGCATCAACGGAAACTCCATCCGGACGGTGGGAGATCTGACCGCGATTCTGGAAGCGGGGCGTGGTCTCGCCTGGCGGCTTGAGGTGGAGCGTAACGGAATGCTGTTGCGCCAGTTTGTGCGTTAA